In Malus sylvestris chromosome 15, drMalSylv7.2, whole genome shotgun sequence, a single genomic region encodes these proteins:
- the LOC126601502 gene encoding uncharacterized protein LOC126601502 — protein MKMMMTNPAKKILPSVVKASNYTTAAADLLLRPPPPSDADLRKQPQSMGDPCLDLYFGVQVQPDPATRTRTAYKYLNQVLPMAWSHNPLTTLKLICNLRDDSNDLGKSDEKAFYSAALWLHRNHPKTLACNAASIAGEFTESVGTMDDFVQILNRLARARDRYEGDSDYRFLLDRVSDLFADHLRSDMRNLKQQQQQPYMDISSAALYCPPIGSSLDRSSTLLCESIARILFPREESCPEEEYQGLDYAQRVRARLRTEVLVPLTNFLLSNSSLTHRGFCPVKKYLDELKGGLGQPIEPGALLPHDIIGYVDDEDVGQAAELQWRRMVEDIYLKQGNKLSNCLAVCNVSPTVAHMNVSVALSVLASQLSEEPWKGKVINFSSNPQLHNLATPQGDDDLKSMCAFVRRMHCALEIDLGKVFDLILEVAVDGNLRPDQMIKKVLVLTDFQTIDLAESDYEAIQNKFKAKGYEDAVPQIVYWKLQSWGTPVAPCRRPGVSTLDGFSDNLLKLFLDSNGEVGPYHVMEAAISGKEYENLAVCD, from the coding sequence atgaagatgatgatgacgaaTCCTGCCAAAAAAATCCTCCCCTCGGTTGTGAAGGCAAGCAATTACACAACCGCTGCTGCTGATCTTCTTCTTCGTCCTCCCCCGCCTTCAGACGCAGATCTGCGCAAACAACCCCAATCCATGGGGGACCCTTGCCTTGATCTGTATTTTGGCGTCCAAGTCCAACCAGACCCAGCCACCCGGACGCGGACGGCCTATAAATATCTCAACCAAGTGCTGCCGATGGCCTGGTCCCACAATCCCCTCACCACCCTCAAGCTCATTTGTAACCTACGGGACGATTCGAATGATCTCGGAAAATCTGATGAAAAAGCCTTCTACAGTGCCGCCTTATGGCTCCACCGCAACCACCCCAAGACTCTTGCCTGCAACGCCGCCTCTATCGCCGGCGAGTTTACCGAGTCGGTCGGGACTATGGATGACTTCGTCCAGATTCTCAACCGCCTTGCACGAGCCCGTGACAGGTACGAGGGTGACTCGGATTATCGCTTCTTACTCGACCGGGTTTCTGATCTCTTTGCGGACCACTTGCGCTCTGATATGCGAAACttgaagcagcagcagcagcagccttACATGGACATAAGCTCAGCAGCGTTGTATTGCCCTCCCATCGGCTCCTCCCTGGACCGCTCCTCCACTCTGCTCTGCGAAAGCATTGCCAGGATTCTTTTCCCCCGAGAAGAATCATGCCCGGAGGAGGAATACCAAGGCCTTGATTACGCCCAGAGAGTCCGAGCTCGCCTCCGGACGGAGGTGCTGGTGCCCTTGACAAACTTCTTGCTCTCTAACTCCTCGCTCACTCATCGAGGATTCTGCCCCGTTAAGAAGTATTTGGATGAGTTGAAAGGCGGCCTCGGCCAGCCCATTGAGCCCGGCGCTCTCCTCCCACATGACATCATAGGGTACGTGGATGATGAGGATGTCGGGCAAGCAGCTGAGCTTCAGTGGAGGAGAATGGTGGAGGACATCTACTTGAAGCAGGGCAATAAGTTGAGCAACTGCTTGGCCGTGTGTAACGTCTCGCCTACAGTGGCCCACATGAATGTGTCGGTGGCCTTGTCAGTCTTGGCGTCCCAACTGAGTGAAGAGCCGTGGAAAGGAAAGGTGATCAATTTCAGTTCGAACCCTCAGCTGCACAATTTGGCCACACCGCAGGGCGATGATGATCTCAAGTCCATGTGCGCGTTTGTGAGGAGGATGCATTGCGCCCTGGAAATTGATCTTGGCAAAGTGTTTGATCTGATTCTCGAGGTGGCTGTGGATGGGAATTTGAGGCCGGATCAGATGATCAAGAAGGTCTTGGTGTTGACCGACTTCCAAACCATTGACCTGGCGGAGTCTGATTATGAGGCAATACAAAACAAGTTTAAGGCGAAAGGGTACGAAGATGCGGTGCCGCAGATTGTGTATTGGAAGCTCCAGTCATGGGGGACTCCCGTGGCGCCTTGTAGGCGACCAGGGGTGAGCACCCTGGATGGCTTCTCGGACAACTTGTTGAAGTTGTTCTTGGATAGTAATGGGGAAGTTGGCCCGTACCATGTCATGGAAGCAGCCATCTCTGGCAAAGAGTATGAGAACCTGGCTGTGTGCGACTGA
- the LOC126601518 gene encoding uncharacterized protein LOC126601518 has product MEIKRKKQIQEQEEEEERRRVKSLEVEEELSRNQQVRNSKDGSEVDDWGTMYNKAPAEITPQGNEMIFKKKRVKESLDSAVVAHQSVNGRRIRCIKESLTV; this is encoded by the exons ATGGAGATTAAGAGGAAGAAACAAATTCAGgagcaagaagaggaagaggaacgAAGAAGAGTCAAGTCTCTTGAGGTTGAGGAAGAGCTGTCTCGGAATCAACAG GTCCGGAATTCAAAGGACGGTAGTGAGGTTGATGATTGGGGGACAATGTACAATAAGGCGCCTGCTGAAATCACCCCGCAAGGAAATGAGATGATTTTCAAGAAGAAAAGGGTCAAGGAATCGCTGGATTCAGCTGTAGTTGCACATCAATCTGTCAATGGAAGAAGAATAAGATGCATCAAGGAAAGCCTCACTGTTTAG